Proteins encoded together in one Gigantopelta aegis isolate Gae_Host chromosome 8, Gae_host_genome, whole genome shotgun sequence window:
- the LOC121379060 gene encoding DNA-3-methyladenine glycosylase-like: MDDTHSRLGREFFEKSGEKLSRALIGQILVRLSDGKRLAGRIVETEAYLGLVDKAAHSFKGKTARCAAMFKEPGTAYVYNIYGIYCCMNISSQGDGCAVLLRALEPVEGINEMAMFRWPKPKPRFKVKDLCNGPSKLCQSLSLSKVNFDQHDLVSDENLWLEKGGVVPDSMVVQTKRVNIDKAEEWSSKPLRFYVLHNEFVSVRDKEAERQMEGAGM, encoded by the exons atggatgaTACACACAGTCGTCTTGGTAGAGAGTTCTTTGAGAAAAGTGGTGAAAAGCTTAGCAGAGCTCTGATTGGCCAGATTTTGGTGCGTTTGTCTGATGGGAAGCGATTGGCTGGCCGAATAGTTGAGACAGAAGCCTACCTGGGACTTGTGGACAAGGCAGCTCACTCGTTCAAAGGCAAAACTGCGCGGTGTGCAGCCATGTTTAAGGAACCTGGGACAGCCTacgtttataatatatatgggaTATACTGCTGCATGAACATTTCCAGTCAAG GTGATGGTTGTGCCGTTCTTCTCCGAGCTCTCGAGCCTGTAGAAGGTATCAATGAAATGGCCATGTTTCGTTGGCCAAAGCCAAAACCTCGTTTCAAGGTCAAGGACTTGTGTAACGGTCCCTCCAAGCTGTGTCAGTCACTCTCCCTCAGCAAGGTGAACTTTGACCAGCACGATCTGGTGAGTGATGAAAACCTGTGGCTGGAGAAAGGTGGAGTGGTTCCTGATTCCATGGTGGTGCAGACAAAGAGAGTGAACATTGACAAAGCTGAGGAGTGGTCAAGTAAACCTCTGAGGTTCTATGTACTTCACAACGAGTTTGTCAGTGTCAGGGACAAAGAAGCTGAGAGACAGATGGAGGGAGCAGGGATGTGA